In Palaemon carinicauda isolate YSFRI2023 chromosome 18, ASM3689809v2, whole genome shotgun sequence, a genomic segment contains:
- the LOC137657238 gene encoding golgin subfamily A member 6-like protein 22, protein MSREKETGTKREKETGTKREKETGSEREQETGTKREKETEPREKKRLEPREKKTGTKREKETGTKREKETGTKREKETEPRDKETGTKREKETGTKREKETEPRDKETGTKREKETGTKREKEDPSKRKSEQERKRAREKASKRESEQESDSLARERAGMRESEQDCGERARVWRASKSVESEQECGERARVWRASKSVESEQERVSKQERESERERESERECESEQESEQESEQESEQESESERECESEQESEQASESEQEKSEQESESEQESESEQESESEQESESEQESESEQVSQSEQENKQESEQENKQESEQENKQESEQENKQESKRTSKRTRASKRTSKRARKRARGASEQERMRARARRARRAKENESERNKERAREQESESETEKKSERKRESESERARVRGERESERESEESERESERAKEKARERKRKRERERKIESERESESEKESKRKKARERKREKARQESETAREQEQESETTREQEQEQERERVRAREIVGMDVSNQMHNKLLKTATILIQK, encoded by the exons ATGTCA agagaaaaagagactggaaccaagagagagaaagagacaggaaccaagagagagaaagagacaggatCCGAGAGAGAACAAGAGACTGgaaccaagagagaaaaagagacagaaccaagagagaaaaagagactggaaccaagagagaaaaagactggaacaaagagagaaaaagagactggaaccaagagagaaaaagagactggaaccaagagagaaaaagagacagaaCCAAGAGATAAAGAGACTGgaaccaagagagaaaaagagactggaaccaagagagaaaaagagacagaaCCAAGAGATAAAGAGACTGgaaccaagagagaaaaagagactggaaccaagagagaaaaagaggatCCG AGCAAGAGAAAGAGCGAGCAAGAGAGAAAGCGAGCAAGAGAGAAAGCGAGCAAGAGAGAAAGCGAGCAAGAGAGCGACTCACTCGCAAGAGAGAGAGCGGGCATGAGAGAGAGCGAACAAGATTGTGGAGAGCGAGCAAGAGTGTGGAGAGCGAGCAAGAGTGTGGAGAGCGAGCAAGAGTGTGGAGAGCGAGCAAGAGTGTGGAGAGCGAGCAAGAGTGTGGAGAGCGAACAAGAGCGCGTGAGCAAGCAAGAGCGTGAGAGCGAGCGAGAGCGTGAGAGCGAGCGAGAGTGTGAGAGCGAGCAAGAGAGCGAGCAAGAGAGCGAGCAAGAGAGCGAGCAAGAGAGCGAGAGCGAGCGAGAGTGTGAGAGCGAGCAAGAGAGCGAGCAAGCGAGCGAGAGTGAGCAAGAGA AGAGCGAGCAAGAGTCAGAGAGCGAGCAAGAGTCAGAGAGCGAGCAAGAGTCAGAGAGCGAGCAAGAGTCAGAGAGCGAGCAAGAGTCAGAGAGCGAGCAAGTGAGTCAGAGCGAGCAAGAGAACAAGCAAGAGAGCGAGCAAGAGAACAAGCAAGAGAGCGAGCAAGAGAACAAGCAAGAGAGCGAGCAAGAGAACAAGCAAGAGAGCAAGAGAACAAGCAAGAGAACAAGAGCGAGCAAGAGAACAAGCAAGAGAGCAAGAAAGAGAGCGAGAGGAGCGAGCGAGCAAGAGAGAATGAGAGCAAGAGCGAGGAGAGCGAGGAGAGCAAAAGAGAATGAGAGCGAGAGGAACAA agagagagcgagagagcaagAGAGCGAAAGTGAGACTGAGAAAAAAAGCGAGAGAAAGCGAGAGAGCGAGAGTGAGAGAGCGAGAgtgagaggagagcgagagagcgaaAGAGAAAGCGAGGAGAGCGAAAGAGAAAGCGAGAGAGCGAAAGAGAAAGCGAGAGAGCGAAAGAGAAAGCGAGAGCGAGAAAGAAAGATAGAGAGCGAAAGAGAAAGCGAGAGTGAGAAAGAAAGCAAGAGAAAGAAAGCAAGGGAGAGAAAGCGGGAGAaagcaaga CAAGAGAGTGAGACAGCCAGAGAGCAGGAGCAAGAGAGCGAGACAACCAGAGAGCAAGAGCAAGAGCAAGAGCGAGAGAGAGTAAGAGCGAGAGAAATTGTAGGGATGGACGTATCAAACCAAATGcacaataaattacttaaaacagcaacaatattaatacAGAAATGA